A single Sorex araneus isolate mSorAra2 chromosome 8, mSorAra2.pri, whole genome shotgun sequence DNA region contains:
- the TMEM86B gene encoding lysoplasmalogenase, with amino-acid sequence MGSRKEGLSRKVRSSTQKQPPVYRWLIPFVLACVVYFLLWIPEDQPSGFSALVKSLPIFCLGLFVRATASHQSSCACLTVALLCSAVGDICLIWPHAFLYGMGAFAAAHLLYIWTLGWTPLQPGLLLPIGLFSVPYSALLLLRVPPDMVLPVTAYAVILAAMLWRGLVRGGVARWGALLFVVSDSVLAWTTFARPLPHARLVVMATYYAAQLLLALSGVRGTHLKAH; translated from the exons atgggttccaGGAAAGAGGGGCTGTCTCGAAAGGTTCGCTCCTCAACCCAA AAGCAGCCCCCTGTATACAGGTGGCTCATCCCGTTTGTGCTCGCCTGCGTTGTCTACTTCCTGCTCTGGATTCCTGAGGACCAACCGTCGGGCTTCAGTGCCCTAGTCAAGAGCCTGCCCATCTTCTGCCTGGGGCTGTTCGTGCGGGCCACGGCCTCTCACCAGAGCTCCTGCGCCTGCCTGACGGTGGCCCTCCTGTGTTCCGCTGTGGGGGACATCTGCCTCATCTGGCCTCATGCCTTCCTCTATG GTATGGGTGCCTTCGCCGCAGCCCACCTGCTATACATCTGGACCCTGGGCTGGACACCACTGCAGCCAGGTCTGCTGCTGCCCATTGGGCTCTTCTCTGTGCCCTACTCGGCTCTCCTGCTGCTGCGCGTGCCCCCAGACATGGTGCTTCCTGTGACGGCCTACGCGGTCATCCTGGCTGCCATGCTGTGGCGTGGCCTGGTCCGGGGCGGCGTGGCTAGATGGGGGGCGCTGCTCTTCGTTGTCTCGGACTCTGTGCTGGCTTGGACCACCTTCGCTCGGCCCCTGCCTCACGCCCGCCTGGTGGTCATGGCTACCTATTATGCCGCCCAGCTCCTGCTGGCCCTGTCAGGTGTCAGGGGCACCCATCTCAAGGCCCACTGA